One segment of Vibrio mimicus DNA contains the following:
- the ispD gene encoding 2-C-methyl-D-erythritol 4-phosphate cytidylyltransferase gives MNKMIAIVPAAGVGSRMKADRPKQYLTLLGKTVLEHTIEHLLGHPQIVQVVVAISVDDPYFSTLSLAQNPRVTRVAGGKERADSVLSALNYICQHALSEWVLVHDAARPCVTHADISQLIATALKHPVGAILAAPVRDTMKRGDNTQQIDHTVDRTALWHALTPQMFRAEPLRSALIEALQNKVSITDEASAFEWRGENPALVTGRADNLKITQPEDLALAEFYLSRNKEKS, from the coding sequence ATGAACAAGATGATTGCGATTGTGCCAGCCGCAGGTGTGGGGAGTCGAATGAAAGCCGACCGACCCAAGCAGTATTTAACCTTGCTCGGTAAAACGGTTCTCGAACATACCATTGAACATCTTTTAGGACACCCGCAAATCGTGCAAGTGGTGGTCGCCATTAGTGTCGATGACCCTTATTTTTCCACCTTGTCACTCGCGCAGAATCCTCGTGTAACTCGGGTTGCGGGAGGAAAAGAGCGTGCTGATTCCGTCTTATCCGCACTTAACTATATTTGCCAACATGCGCTTAGTGAGTGGGTATTGGTGCACGATGCCGCGCGCCCTTGTGTGACTCACGCTGATATTTCTCAATTGATCGCCACGGCTTTAAAGCACCCAGTCGGGGCGATTCTTGCCGCCCCAGTGCGCGATACCATGAAGCGAGGCGACAATACACAGCAGATTGATCATACCGTTGATCGCACAGCCTTGTGGCACGCCCTTACGCCACAAATGTTTCGTGCCGAGCCGCTGCGCAGTGCTTTGATTGAAGCGCTACAAAATAAGGTGTCGATTACCGATGAAGCTTCCGCTTTTGAATGGCGTGGTGAAAATCCGGCCTTAGTGACGGGGCGTGCCGATAACCTTAAAATCACTCAACCTGAAGATCTCGCGTTGGCCGAGTTCTATTTAAGTCGTAATAAGGAAAAATCATGA
- the ftsB gene encoding cell division protein FtsB, translating into MRVFALTLSLLLVWLLYTLMWGKNGVMDFRAVQSEIEVQQQVNANLHLRNQEMFAEIDDLRQGLDAIEERARNELGMVKEGETFYRIIGEESRQ; encoded by the coding sequence ATGCGAGTCTTTGCTTTGACCCTAAGCCTACTACTGGTCTGGCTGCTTTATACCCTGATGTGGGGAAAAAACGGTGTGATGGATTTTCGGGCTGTGCAGTCAGAAATTGAGGTGCAGCAGCAAGTGAATGCCAACTTACATCTGCGCAATCAAGAGATGTTTGCTGAAATTGACGATCTACGCCAAGGGCTAGATGCCATTGAAGAACGCGCCCGTAATGAACTCGGTATGGTCAAAGAGGGTGAGACTTTTTACCGCATCATCGGTGAGGAATCACGTCAATGA
- the ispF gene encoding 2-C-methyl-D-erythritol 2,4-cyclodiphosphate synthase, with the protein MIRIGQGFDVHRFGGEGPIIIGGVKIPYEQGLIAHSDGDVALHALSDALLGAIAAGDIGRHFPDTDDKWKGANSRELLKDVYRRVKEQGYVLGNADVTIIAQAPKMAPYIQAMCAAIAEDLETDLGNINVKATTTEKLGFTGRKEGIACEAVVLLRKA; encoded by the coding sequence ATGATCAGAATTGGCCAGGGCTTTGATGTACACCGTTTTGGCGGCGAAGGTCCCATCATTATTGGTGGAGTGAAGATCCCTTATGAGCAAGGATTGATTGCCCATTCTGATGGCGATGTGGCACTGCACGCGTTAAGTGATGCCTTGCTCGGCGCGATTGCCGCGGGAGACATTGGCCGCCACTTCCCTGACACCGATGATAAATGGAAAGGGGCAAACAGCCGTGAGCTTCTCAAAGATGTGTATCGTCGAGTGAAAGAGCAAGGCTATGTGCTCGGTAATGCCGATGTCACGATCATTGCCCAAGCGCCGAAAATGGCTCCTTATATTCAGGCGATGTGCGCGGCGATTGCCGAAGATTTGGAAACCGATCTGGGCAACATCAATGTCAAAGCGACCACGACAGAAAAACTGGGTTTTACCGGACGTAAAGAAGGTATTGCCTGTGAAGCGGTTGTACTTTTGCGCAAAGCTTAA
- a CDS encoding undecaprenyl-diphosphate phosphatase: protein MSYFESFILALIQGFTEFLPISSSAHLILPSAILGWADQGLAFDVAVHVGTLAAVVIYFRKEVIALLSAFFASIFKGDRSKEAKLAWLIVLATIPACVFGFLMKDIVELYLRSAWVIATTTIIFGLLLWYADKNSELKADEYQADWKKALFIGLAQAVAIIPGTSRSGATITAALYLGFTREAAARFSFLMSIPIIVLAGSYLGLKLVTSGEPIHAGFLLTGIITSFVSAYICIHFFLKLISRMGMTPFVIYRLLLGAGLFAFLLTQ from the coding sequence ATGAGTTATTTTGAGTCATTCATTCTGGCTTTAATTCAAGGTTTTACTGAGTTTTTACCGATTTCGAGTTCCGCTCACCTTATCTTGCCTTCGGCAATTTTAGGTTGGGCAGATCAAGGCTTAGCCTTTGATGTGGCAGTGCATGTCGGCACTTTAGCCGCAGTGGTTATCTATTTCCGTAAAGAAGTGATCGCTTTGTTGAGCGCTTTTTTTGCCTCAATTTTTAAAGGTGATCGCAGTAAAGAAGCCAAATTGGCATGGTTGATTGTATTAGCTACCATTCCCGCTTGTGTATTTGGTTTCCTGATGAAAGACATTGTTGAGTTGTACTTGCGCAGTGCTTGGGTTATCGCAACTACCACCATCATATTTGGTCTATTGCTGTGGTACGCCGATAAAAACTCAGAACTTAAAGCGGATGAATATCAAGCGGATTGGAAAAAAGCGCTGTTTATTGGTTTAGCGCAAGCGGTGGCGATCATTCCAGGTACATCGCGCTCCGGTGCAACCATTACCGCAGCGCTCTATCTCGGCTTTACTCGTGAAGCAGCGGCGCGTTTTTCATTCTTGATGTCGATCCCGATTATTGTGTTGGCGGGCAGTTATCTTGGCTTGAAGTTAGTCACCAGTGGTGAACCTATCCATGCTGGCTTTTTGCTTACCGGCATTATCACTTCATTTGTTAGTGCTTATATTTGTATTCATTTCTTCCTGAAGCTGATTTCTCGCATGGGAATGACTCCATTTGTGATCTACCGTTTATTGCTCGGTGCTGGCTTGTTTGCGTTTTTATTAACTCAATAA